One genomic window of Haemorhous mexicanus isolate bHaeMex1 chromosome 17, bHaeMex1.pri, whole genome shotgun sequence includes the following:
- the MARF1 gene encoding meiosis regulator and mRNA stability factor 1 isoform X1: MMEGNRTENLCNRSLGWLQRQENDAKPWLWKLSNCFSAAEKALPCSAKTKDYMENKKAAVELKDASSPHAGSKLFPAVPLPDVHPLQQQQLQLSPGPKVSCCAHGSDSSCTPQMHCGGGGGGNLIHPGTILDSKSTGTITCQVGSGFAYQSASSLKNPPARSNLAGISSEFSGMCVENSVSSCQHLACCGKLHFQPCHGNVHKLHQFPALPSCPSSGYFPCPEFTTGAAGHLDEHVAQPELPPRVCANPLHLNVVPPVCLKGSHYCTDCLSKPTRNSLVDAAKIWPNIPPPSAQTAPVPIPICNGCGTKGTGNEKSLILASSLGKSPQKYGSPEVAITGQVLENLPPIGVFWDIENCSVPTGRSAVAVVQRIREKFFKGHREAEFICVCDISKENKEVIQELNNCQVTVAHINATAKNAADDKLRQSLRRFADTHTAPATVVLVSTDVNFALELSDLRHRHGFRIILVHKNQASEALLHHAHELICFEEFISDLPPRLPLKMPACHTLLYVYNLPTNRDSKSVSNRLRRLSDNCGGKVLSISGGSAILRFLNQESAERARKRMENEDVFGNRIVVSFTPKNKELNETKSSGFVGTDKVKSPKKINKNTKLCLLNKDSNDQSAGTKGSAGRGFQIHGSVIKSTNVKSLQELCRLESKNVSRNTENQQERLREQIPSPQSNSNAAISVSLATKKMGAGESSSKNSQKKETSASRSITNSPVDKKDKDETVFQVSYPSAFSKLTASRQLSPLLMSQSCWSSRSMSPNLSNRSSPLTFNVVNHTSGTDCPDPFANGADIQISNIDYRLSRKELQQNLQEIFSRHGKVKSVELSPHTDYQLKAMVQMENLQEAISAVNSLHRYKIGSKRIQVSLATGAASKSLSLLSSEAMSILQDAPACCLPVFKFIEIYEKKFGRKLIVSDLYRLTDTVAIRDQGSGRLVCLLPSSQARQSPLGSSQSHDGSSANCSPIIFEELEYHEPVCKQHCLNKDFIEHEFDPDSYRIPFVVLSLKTFAPQVHSLLQTHEGTVPLLSFPDCYMSEFSDLEMVPEGQGGVPLEHLITCVPGVNIATAQNGIKVIKWIHNKPPPPTADPWLLRSKSPVGNPQLIQFSREVIDLLKSQPSCVIPVSKFIPTYHHHFAKQCRVSDYGYSKLMELLEAVPHVLQILGMGSKRLLTLTHRAQVKRFTQDLLKLLKSQASKQVIVREFLQAYHWCFSKDWDVTEYGVCELADIISEIPDTTICLSQQDNEMVICIPKRERTQEEIERTKQFSKEVVDLLRHQPHFRMPFNKFIPCYHHHFGRQCKLAYYGFTKLLELFEAIPDVLLVLECGEEKILTLTEVEQVKAVAAQLVKLLRAQKDNALLLADLLPEYSRTFGYALRLHDFDVSSVPALMQKLCHVVKVVDTESGKQIQLINRKSLRTLTAQLLVLLMSWDGTSLLSVEQLKQHYETVHSTSLNPCEYGFMTLTELLKSLPYLVEVFTNGAAEEYVKLTNLYVFAKNVRSLLHTYHYQQIFLHEFPVAYSKYTGEVLQPKAYGCNNLEELLGAIPQVVWIKGHGHKRIVVLKNDMKTRFSSPSFPPADHVDDHENQLADNNGQVMDTQASTSSMELDLGGPSNVSNQTEQELLCLTNTSPVDLLCEPVPSCLPSPQLRPDPVVLESADLIQFEERPAPLPEIMILTEEEKQTIVTTAQEKLISGSVVSDSTENASVPPCQSSETQVNKEATDSPAKKQHKNKVKLAANFSLAPVTKL; the protein is encoded by the exons ATGATGGAAGGAAACAGGACAGAGAACCTCTGCAATAGATCCTTGGGATGGCTTCAGAGACAAGAGAATGATGCTAAGCCATGGCTCTGGAAGCTTTCTAAttgcttttctgctgctgagaagGCTTTGCCTTGTAGTGCAAAAACG AAAGATTACATGGAGAACAAGAAAGCTGCTGTAGAATTGAAGGATGCTTCATCTCCTCATGCCGGCTCTAAATTGTTTCCAGCAGTGCCGCTTCCCGATGTTCATCCTCTTCAGCAACAGCAACTACAGCTTTCCCCTGGCCCCAAAGTAAGCTGCTGTGCTCATGGCTCTGACTCTTCTTGCACTCCACAAATGCattgtggtggtggtggaggtgGGAACCTGATTCACCCTGGCACAATATTAGACTCAAAAAGCACTGGGACGATAACTTGTCAAGTAGGGTCAGGATTTGCTTATCAGTCTGCATCTTCACTGAAGAACCCTCCAGCTAGAAGCAATTTGGCAGGAATTTCCAGTGAGTTCTCTGGTATGTGTGTAGAAAACAGTGTATCTTCCTGTCAGCATCTGGCCTGTTGTGGAAAACTCCATTTTCAGCCGTGTCACGGTAACGTGCACAAGCTGCATCAGTTCCCAGCCCTGCCGAGCTGCCCATCCTCTGGCTATTTCCCCTGTCCTGAGTTCACCACTGGGGCTGCGGGGCACTTGGACGAGCACGTTGCACAGCCGGAGCTGCCGCCACGCGTGTGCGCCAACCCTCTGCACCTAAACGTGGTGCCCCCCGTGTGTCTGAAGGGCTCTCACTACTGCACTGACTGCTTGAGCAAG CCAACCAGAAACAGCCTAGTTGATGCTGCTAAAATCTGGCCAAATATTCCTCCTCCAAGTGCACAGACTGCACCTGTTCCTATCCCAATCTGTAATGGCTGTGGAACCAAAGGAACAGGAAATGAGAAGAGTTTGATACTGGCAAGCAGCCTTGGCAAATCACCACAGAAATATG GGTCCCCAGAAGTTGCAATAACAGGCCAGGTTCTGGAAAACTTGCCCCCCATTGGAGTCTTCTGGGATATTGAGAACTGCTCAGTCCCCACTGGCCGTTCAGCTGTGGCAGTTGTGCAGAGGATTCGCGAGAAGTTTTTTAAAGGTCACAGAGAGGCAGAAttcatctgtgtgtgtgacataagtaaagaaaataaagaagttaTTCAGGAGCTAAACAACTGCCAG GTGACTGTTGCACACATCAATGCTACAGCCAAGAATGCTGCTGATGACAAGCTCAGACAGAGTCTTAGGAGATTTGCTGATACACACACTGCACCTGCCACCGTGGTTCTTGTGTCAA CGGATGTGAACTTTGCTCTGGAACTGAGTGACCTGAGACATCGCCATGGTTTCCGAATCATTCTGGTACATAAAAACCAAGCTTCAGAAGCACTCTTACATCATGCCCATGAActtatttgttttgaagaaTTTATTTCAGACTTGCCACCAAGGTTACCGCTGAAAATGCCG GCTTGTCACACACTGTTATATGTCTATAATCTGCCAACAAACAGAGACAGCAAAAGTGTCAGCAATCGCCTGCGGCGTTTGTCAGACAACTGTGGAGGGAAGGTGCTGAGCATTTCTGGGGGCAGCGCAATTCTCCGCTTCTTAAACCAGGAGAGCGCGGAACGGGCGCGGAAGCGAATGGAAAATGAAGATGTTTTTGGAAACAGGATTGTAGTGTCTTTCACTCCCAAAAACAAAGAACTCAATGAAACAAAAAGCTCCGGCTTTGTGGGAACTGATAAGGTCAAGTCTCCcaaaaaaattaacaagaaCACAAAGCTGTGCCTCCTCAACAAAGATTCAAATGATCAGTCTGCTGGTACcaaaggctctgctgggaggggattCCAGATTCATGGATCTGTCATCAAATCCACAAATGTCAAAAGTTTACAG GAGCTGTGCCGTCTTGAATCAAAGAATGTCAGTAGAAATACTGAAAACCAGCAAGAACGTTTAAGAGAACAAATTCCTTCTCCTCAGAGTAACTCTAATGCAGCAATTTCCGTGTCTCTGGCAACCAAAAAAATGGGAGCAGGAGAATCATCCTCCAAAAATAGTCAGAA AAAAGAGACCTCTGCTTCCAGGAGCATTACTAATTCCCCTGTAgataaaaaagataaagatGAAACTGTATTTCAGGTCAGCTATCCCTCTGCTTTCAGTAAGTTGACGGCCTCAAGACAACTCAGTCCTTTACTCATGTCTCAGAGTTGCTGGTCATCTCG GAGTATGTCTCCCAACCTTTCAAATAGATCATCTCCACTCACATTCAATGTAGTGAATCATACCAGTGGTACAGACTGCCCTGATCCCTTTGCAAATGGTGCAGACATTCAGATCAGCAACATAGATTACAGATTGTCCAGAAAAGAGTTGCAGCAGAATTTACAAGAAATCTTCTCAAGACATGGCAAG gTAAAAAGTGTGGAGCTCAGTCCCCACACAGACTACCAGCTGAAGGCTATGGTTCAGATGGAGAATCTGCAAGAAGCCATCAGTGCTGTCAACAGTCTGCACAGATACAAAATTGGCAGTAAGAGGATCCAGGTCTCATTAGCAACAGGAGCTGCTAGTAAATCACTCTCTCTGCTTAG CTCAGAAGCAATGTCCATTCTGCAGGATGCACCTGCTTGTTGCTTGCCTGTGTTCAAATTCATAGAAATCTATGAAAAAAA GTTTGGCCGTAAGCTGATTGTGTCAGACTTGTACAGACTGACGGACACCGTGGCCATCCGTGACCAGGGGAGTGGCAGGCTCGTgtgcctcctgcccagcagccaagccaggcagagccccttGGGATCCTCACAGTCACACGATGGCTCCTCAGCCAACTGTAGCCCAATAATATTTGAAGAGTTGGAATATCACGAGCCTGTTTGTAAGCAGCATTGCCTGAATAAAGACTTTAT TGAACATGAGTTTGATCCAGATTCTTATAGAATTCCTTTTGTGGTTTTGTCTCTGAAGACATTTGCTCCCCAAGTTCACAGTCTTCTACAGACACATGAGGGTACTGTGCCTTTACTAAg TTTTCCTGATTGTTACATGTCAGAGTTCAGTGATCTTGAAATGGTGCCAGAAGGCCAAGGTGGTGTTCCCTTGGAACATCTGATTACCTGTGTTCCTGGAGTTAACATTGCCACTGCCCAAAATGGCATTAAAGTTATCAAATGGATACATAACAAACCACCACCTCCCACTGCAG ATCCTTGGCTCCTGCGTTCCAAGAGCCCTGTAGGCAATCCCCAGCTCATTCAGTTCAGTCGAGAAGTGATAGATCTGCTCAAAAGCCAACCATCCTGTGTCATCCCTGTCAGCAAATTCATCCCAACCTACCATCACCACTTTGCCAAGCAGTGCCGAGTGTCTGACTATGGCTATTCCAAATtaatggagctgctggaagcagtgcCTCATGTGCTGCAG attCTGGGCATGGGTTCCAAACGCTTGTTAACGCTCACGCACAGAGCTCAGGTGAAGCGCTTCACTCAAGATTTGCTGAAGCTGCTCAAGTCCCAGGCCAGCAAGCAAGTTATTGTGAGGGAATTCTTGCAAGCTTATCACTG GTGTTTCTCTAAGGATTGGGATGTTACGGAGTATGGAGTGTGTGAACTGGCTGATATTATATCAGAAATTCCAGATACAACCATCTGTTTGTCACAGCAAGACAATGAAATGGTGATTTGTATTCCTAAAAGAG aGCGTACCCAGGAGGAAATAGAAAGAACCAAGCAGTTTTCCAAGGAGGTGGTGGATCTGCTGCGGCACCAGCCCCATTTCCGAATGCCCTTCAATAAATTTATTCCCTGTTACCACCACCACTTTGGGCGCCAGTGCAAACTCGCTTACTATGGGTTTACAAAACTACTTGAACTCTTTGAAGCCATACCAGATGTCTTACTT GTGCTGGAGTGTGGGGAGGAGAAGATTCTGACGCTGACAGAGGTGGAGCAGGTGAAGGCAGTGGCTGCCCAGCTGGTGAAGCTGCTGCGGGCACAGAAGGACaatgccctgctgctggctgaccTGCTGCCCGAGTACAGCCGCACCTTCGGCTACGCCCTGCGCCTGCACGACTTCGACGTCAGCTCCGTGCCAGCCCTCATGCAGAAACTCTGCCACGTTGTGAAG GTGGTTGACACAGAATCTGGCAAGCAAATTCAGCTGATAAATAGAAAATCTCTGCGGACTCTGACTGCCCAGCTGCTGGTCTTGCTGATGTCCTGGGATGGAACATCCTTGCTCTCAGTTGAGCAGCTTAAGCAACATTATGAAACAGTCCACAGTACTTCACTTAATCCATGTGAATATGGATTTATGACCTTAACTGAGCTCCTGAAGAGTCTGCCTTACTTGGTTGAG GTTTTTACCAATGGTGCAGCTGAAGAATATGTCAAGCTTACAAATCTGTATGTTTTTGCAAAGAATGTGAGGTCCTTACTTCACACTTACCATTATCAGCAAATTTTTCTTCACGAGTTCCCAGTAGCATACAGCAAATACACAGGAGAAGTGCTGCAGCCTAAAGCATATGGATGCAATAATTTAGAAGAGCTCTTGGGAGCAATTCCACAG GTGGTCTGGATTAAAGGACATGGCCATAAGAGAATTGTAGTCCTGAAGAATGATATGAAAA CTCGTTTTAGCTCACCTAGTTTTCCCCCTGCTGATCATGTAGATGATCATGAAAATCAACTTGCTGACAATAATGGACAAGTTATGGACACCCAAGCATCCACTTCCTCAATGGAACTAGATCTAGGAGGGCCTAGCAATG TTTCTAATCAAACAGAGcaggaacttctttgcctcacaAACACATCTCCTGTTGATCTCCTGTGTGAGCCAGTCCCTTCCTGCCTGCCATCCCCCCAGCTGAGACCTGACCCCGTGGTTCTTGAGTCTGCAGATCTCATTCAGTTTGAGGAACGCCCTGCACCCCTCCCAG AGATAATGATTttaacagaagaagaaaaacagacgATTGTTACCACAGCTCAAGAAAAGCTGATCTCTGGTTCTGTGGTGTCTGACTCCACAGAGAATGCTTCAGTGCCTCCCTGTCAGTCCTCTGAAACCCAAGTAAACAAAGAAGCAACGGACAGCCCAGccaaaaagcaacacaaaaacaAGGTCAAATTGGCAGCAAACTTCTCACTTGCACCTGTAACCAAgctttaa
- the MARF1 gene encoding meiosis regulator and mRNA stability factor 1 isoform X2 — MMEGNRTENLCNRSLGWLQRQENDAKPWLWKLSNCFSAAEKALPCSAKTKDYMENKKAAVELKDASSPHAGSKLFPAVPLPDVHPLQQQQLQLSPGPKVSCCAHGSDSSCTPQMHCGGGGGGNLIHPGTILDSKSTGTITCQVGSGFAYQSASSLKNPPARSNLAGISSEFSGMCVENSVSSCQHLACCGKLHFQPCHGNVHKLHQFPALPSCPSSGYFPCPEFTTGAAGHLDEHVAQPELPPRVCANPLHLNVVPPVCLKGSHYCTDCLSKPTRNSLVDAAKIWPNIPPPSAQTAPVPIPICNGCGTKGTGNEKSLILASSLGKSPQKYGSPEVAITGQVLENLPPIGVFWDIENCSVPTGRSAVAVVQRIREKFFKGHREAEFICVCDISKENKEVIQELNNCQVTVAHINATAKNAADDKLRQSLRRFADTHTAPATVVLVSTDVNFALELSDLRHRHGFRIILVHKNQASEALLHHAHELICFEEFISDLPPRLPLKMPACHTLLYVYNLPTNRDSKSVSNRLRRLSDNCGGKVLSISGGSAILRFLNQESAERARKRMENEDVFGNRIVVSFTPKNKELNETKSSGFVGTDKVKSPKKINKNTKLCLLNKDSNDQSAGTKGSAGRGFQIHGSVIKSTNVKSLQELCRLESKNVSRNTENQQERLREQIPSPQSNSNAAISVSLATKKMGAGESSSKNSQNKLTASRQLSPLLMSQSCWSSRSMSPNLSNRSSPLTFNVVNHTSGTDCPDPFANGADIQISNIDYRLSRKELQQNLQEIFSRHGKVKSVELSPHTDYQLKAMVQMENLQEAISAVNSLHRYKIGSKRIQVSLATGAASKSLSLLSSEAMSILQDAPACCLPVFKFIEIYEKKFGRKLIVSDLYRLTDTVAIRDQGSGRLVCLLPSSQARQSPLGSSQSHDGSSANCSPIIFEELEYHEPVCKQHCLNKDFIEHEFDPDSYRIPFVVLSLKTFAPQVHSLLQTHEGTVPLLSFPDCYMSEFSDLEMVPEGQGGVPLEHLITCVPGVNIATAQNGIKVIKWIHNKPPPPTADPWLLRSKSPVGNPQLIQFSREVIDLLKSQPSCVIPVSKFIPTYHHHFAKQCRVSDYGYSKLMELLEAVPHVLQILGMGSKRLLTLTHRAQVKRFTQDLLKLLKSQASKQVIVREFLQAYHWCFSKDWDVTEYGVCELADIISEIPDTTICLSQQDNEMVICIPKRERTQEEIERTKQFSKEVVDLLRHQPHFRMPFNKFIPCYHHHFGRQCKLAYYGFTKLLELFEAIPDVLLVLECGEEKILTLTEVEQVKAVAAQLVKLLRAQKDNALLLADLLPEYSRTFGYALRLHDFDVSSVPALMQKLCHVVKVVDTESGKQIQLINRKSLRTLTAQLLVLLMSWDGTSLLSVEQLKQHYETVHSTSLNPCEYGFMTLTELLKSLPYLVEVFTNGAAEEYVKLTNLYVFAKNVRSLLHTYHYQQIFLHEFPVAYSKYTGEVLQPKAYGCNNLEELLGAIPQVVWIKGHGHKRIVVLKNDMKTRFSSPSFPPADHVDDHENQLADNNGQVMDTQASTSSMELDLGGPSNVSNQTEQELLCLTNTSPVDLLCEPVPSCLPSPQLRPDPVVLESADLIQFEERPAPLPEIMILTEEEKQTIVTTAQEKLISGSVVSDSTENASVPPCQSSETQVNKEATDSPAKKQHKNKVKLAANFSLAPVTKL, encoded by the exons ATGATGGAAGGAAACAGGACAGAGAACCTCTGCAATAGATCCTTGGGATGGCTTCAGAGACAAGAGAATGATGCTAAGCCATGGCTCTGGAAGCTTTCTAAttgcttttctgctgctgagaagGCTTTGCCTTGTAGTGCAAAAACG AAAGATTACATGGAGAACAAGAAAGCTGCTGTAGAATTGAAGGATGCTTCATCTCCTCATGCCGGCTCTAAATTGTTTCCAGCAGTGCCGCTTCCCGATGTTCATCCTCTTCAGCAACAGCAACTACAGCTTTCCCCTGGCCCCAAAGTAAGCTGCTGTGCTCATGGCTCTGACTCTTCTTGCACTCCACAAATGCattgtggtggtggtggaggtgGGAACCTGATTCACCCTGGCACAATATTAGACTCAAAAAGCACTGGGACGATAACTTGTCAAGTAGGGTCAGGATTTGCTTATCAGTCTGCATCTTCACTGAAGAACCCTCCAGCTAGAAGCAATTTGGCAGGAATTTCCAGTGAGTTCTCTGGTATGTGTGTAGAAAACAGTGTATCTTCCTGTCAGCATCTGGCCTGTTGTGGAAAACTCCATTTTCAGCCGTGTCACGGTAACGTGCACAAGCTGCATCAGTTCCCAGCCCTGCCGAGCTGCCCATCCTCTGGCTATTTCCCCTGTCCTGAGTTCACCACTGGGGCTGCGGGGCACTTGGACGAGCACGTTGCACAGCCGGAGCTGCCGCCACGCGTGTGCGCCAACCCTCTGCACCTAAACGTGGTGCCCCCCGTGTGTCTGAAGGGCTCTCACTACTGCACTGACTGCTTGAGCAAG CCAACCAGAAACAGCCTAGTTGATGCTGCTAAAATCTGGCCAAATATTCCTCCTCCAAGTGCACAGACTGCACCTGTTCCTATCCCAATCTGTAATGGCTGTGGAACCAAAGGAACAGGAAATGAGAAGAGTTTGATACTGGCAAGCAGCCTTGGCAAATCACCACAGAAATATG GGTCCCCAGAAGTTGCAATAACAGGCCAGGTTCTGGAAAACTTGCCCCCCATTGGAGTCTTCTGGGATATTGAGAACTGCTCAGTCCCCACTGGCCGTTCAGCTGTGGCAGTTGTGCAGAGGATTCGCGAGAAGTTTTTTAAAGGTCACAGAGAGGCAGAAttcatctgtgtgtgtgacataagtaaagaaaataaagaagttaTTCAGGAGCTAAACAACTGCCAG GTGACTGTTGCACACATCAATGCTACAGCCAAGAATGCTGCTGATGACAAGCTCAGACAGAGTCTTAGGAGATTTGCTGATACACACACTGCACCTGCCACCGTGGTTCTTGTGTCAA CGGATGTGAACTTTGCTCTGGAACTGAGTGACCTGAGACATCGCCATGGTTTCCGAATCATTCTGGTACATAAAAACCAAGCTTCAGAAGCACTCTTACATCATGCCCATGAActtatttgttttgaagaaTTTATTTCAGACTTGCCACCAAGGTTACCGCTGAAAATGCCG GCTTGTCACACACTGTTATATGTCTATAATCTGCCAACAAACAGAGACAGCAAAAGTGTCAGCAATCGCCTGCGGCGTTTGTCAGACAACTGTGGAGGGAAGGTGCTGAGCATTTCTGGGGGCAGCGCAATTCTCCGCTTCTTAAACCAGGAGAGCGCGGAACGGGCGCGGAAGCGAATGGAAAATGAAGATGTTTTTGGAAACAGGATTGTAGTGTCTTTCACTCCCAAAAACAAAGAACTCAATGAAACAAAAAGCTCCGGCTTTGTGGGAACTGATAAGGTCAAGTCTCCcaaaaaaattaacaagaaCACAAAGCTGTGCCTCCTCAACAAAGATTCAAATGATCAGTCTGCTGGTACcaaaggctctgctgggaggggattCCAGATTCATGGATCTGTCATCAAATCCACAAATGTCAAAAGTTTACAG GAGCTGTGCCGTCTTGAATCAAAGAATGTCAGTAGAAATACTGAAAACCAGCAAGAACGTTTAAGAGAACAAATTCCTTCTCCTCAGAGTAACTCTAATGCAGCAATTTCCGTGTCTCTGGCAACCAAAAAAATGGGAGCAGGAGAATCATCCTCCAAAAATAGTCAGAA TAAGTTGACGGCCTCAAGACAACTCAGTCCTTTACTCATGTCTCAGAGTTGCTGGTCATCTCG GAGTATGTCTCCCAACCTTTCAAATAGATCATCTCCACTCACATTCAATGTAGTGAATCATACCAGTGGTACAGACTGCCCTGATCCCTTTGCAAATGGTGCAGACATTCAGATCAGCAACATAGATTACAGATTGTCCAGAAAAGAGTTGCAGCAGAATTTACAAGAAATCTTCTCAAGACATGGCAAG gTAAAAAGTGTGGAGCTCAGTCCCCACACAGACTACCAGCTGAAGGCTATGGTTCAGATGGAGAATCTGCAAGAAGCCATCAGTGCTGTCAACAGTCTGCACAGATACAAAATTGGCAGTAAGAGGATCCAGGTCTCATTAGCAACAGGAGCTGCTAGTAAATCACTCTCTCTGCTTAG CTCAGAAGCAATGTCCATTCTGCAGGATGCACCTGCTTGTTGCTTGCCTGTGTTCAAATTCATAGAAATCTATGAAAAAAA GTTTGGCCGTAAGCTGATTGTGTCAGACTTGTACAGACTGACGGACACCGTGGCCATCCGTGACCAGGGGAGTGGCAGGCTCGTgtgcctcctgcccagcagccaagccaggcagagccccttGGGATCCTCACAGTCACACGATGGCTCCTCAGCCAACTGTAGCCCAATAATATTTGAAGAGTTGGAATATCACGAGCCTGTTTGTAAGCAGCATTGCCTGAATAAAGACTTTAT TGAACATGAGTTTGATCCAGATTCTTATAGAATTCCTTTTGTGGTTTTGTCTCTGAAGACATTTGCTCCCCAAGTTCACAGTCTTCTACAGACACATGAGGGTACTGTGCCTTTACTAAg TTTTCCTGATTGTTACATGTCAGAGTTCAGTGATCTTGAAATGGTGCCAGAAGGCCAAGGTGGTGTTCCCTTGGAACATCTGATTACCTGTGTTCCTGGAGTTAACATTGCCACTGCCCAAAATGGCATTAAAGTTATCAAATGGATACATAACAAACCACCACCTCCCACTGCAG ATCCTTGGCTCCTGCGTTCCAAGAGCCCTGTAGGCAATCCCCAGCTCATTCAGTTCAGTCGAGAAGTGATAGATCTGCTCAAAAGCCAACCATCCTGTGTCATCCCTGTCAGCAAATTCATCCCAACCTACCATCACCACTTTGCCAAGCAGTGCCGAGTGTCTGACTATGGCTATTCCAAATtaatggagctgctggaagcagtgcCTCATGTGCTGCAG attCTGGGCATGGGTTCCAAACGCTTGTTAACGCTCACGCACAGAGCTCAGGTGAAGCGCTTCACTCAAGATTTGCTGAAGCTGCTCAAGTCCCAGGCCAGCAAGCAAGTTATTGTGAGGGAATTCTTGCAAGCTTATCACTG GTGTTTCTCTAAGGATTGGGATGTTACGGAGTATGGAGTGTGTGAACTGGCTGATATTATATCAGAAATTCCAGATACAACCATCTGTTTGTCACAGCAAGACAATGAAATGGTGATTTGTATTCCTAAAAGAG aGCGTACCCAGGAGGAAATAGAAAGAACCAAGCAGTTTTCCAAGGAGGTGGTGGATCTGCTGCGGCACCAGCCCCATTTCCGAATGCCCTTCAATAAATTTATTCCCTGTTACCACCACCACTTTGGGCGCCAGTGCAAACTCGCTTACTATGGGTTTACAAAACTACTTGAACTCTTTGAAGCCATACCAGATGTCTTACTT GTGCTGGAGTGTGGGGAGGAGAAGATTCTGACGCTGACAGAGGTGGAGCAGGTGAAGGCAGTGGCTGCCCAGCTGGTGAAGCTGCTGCGGGCACAGAAGGACaatgccctgctgctggctgaccTGCTGCCCGAGTACAGCCGCACCTTCGGCTACGCCCTGCGCCTGCACGACTTCGACGTCAGCTCCGTGCCAGCCCTCATGCAGAAACTCTGCCACGTTGTGAAG GTGGTTGACACAGAATCTGGCAAGCAAATTCAGCTGATAAATAGAAAATCTCTGCGGACTCTGACTGCCCAGCTGCTGGTCTTGCTGATGTCCTGGGATGGAACATCCTTGCTCTCAGTTGAGCAGCTTAAGCAACATTATGAAACAGTCCACAGTACTTCACTTAATCCATGTGAATATGGATTTATGACCTTAACTGAGCTCCTGAAGAGTCTGCCTTACTTGGTTGAG GTTTTTACCAATGGTGCAGCTGAAGAATATGTCAAGCTTACAAATCTGTATGTTTTTGCAAAGAATGTGAGGTCCTTACTTCACACTTACCATTATCAGCAAATTTTTCTTCACGAGTTCCCAGTAGCATACAGCAAATACACAGGAGAAGTGCTGCAGCCTAAAGCATATGGATGCAATAATTTAGAAGAGCTCTTGGGAGCAATTCCACAG GTGGTCTGGATTAAAGGACATGGCCATAAGAGAATTGTAGTCCTGAAGAATGATATGAAAA CTCGTTTTAGCTCACCTAGTTTTCCCCCTGCTGATCATGTAGATGATCATGAAAATCAACTTGCTGACAATAATGGACAAGTTATGGACACCCAAGCATCCACTTCCTCAATGGAACTAGATCTAGGAGGGCCTAGCAATG TTTCTAATCAAACAGAGcaggaacttctttgcctcacaAACACATCTCCTGTTGATCTCCTGTGTGAGCCAGTCCCTTCCTGCCTGCCATCCCCCCAGCTGAGACCTGACCCCGTGGTTCTTGAGTCTGCAGATCTCATTCAGTTTGAGGAACGCCCTGCACCCCTCCCAG AGATAATGATTttaacagaagaagaaaaacagacgATTGTTACCACAGCTCAAGAAAAGCTGATCTCTGGTTCTGTGGTGTCTGACTCCACAGAGAATGCTTCAGTGCCTCCCTGTCAGTCCTCTGAAACCCAAGTAAACAAAGAAGCAACGGACAGCCCAGccaaaaagcaacacaaaaacaAGGTCAAATTGGCAGCAAACTTCTCACTTGCACCTGTAACCAAgctttaa